The Deltaproteobacteria bacterium genome has a segment encoding these proteins:
- a CDS encoding metal-dependent hydrolase produces the protein MKVTWHGHSCFIVEAQGKSVIIDPFLSGNPTAKAKPSEVKVDAVLVTHGHGDHLGDAVEISRANKAPIIGTFELVNYCTSKGATGHAMHIGGSHSFPFGSVKLTIAHHGSSTEAGATGNPCGFIVSMDGKTLYHAGDTGLFTDMALIGETNSIDCALLPIGDNFTMGIEDAIRAVGFLKPRVAVPMHYNTFDLIRQDPQAFRKGLEGKPVEVRIMKPGESTEI, from the coding sequence ATGAAAGTCACCTGGCATGGGCACTCGTGTTTCATAGTGGAGGCTCAAGGAAAGAGCGTCATAATCGATCCGTTCCTTAGCGGCAACCCGACGGCAAAGGCAAAGCCGTCGGAAGTGAAGGTCGACGCGGTGCTCGTAACGCACGGCCACGGCGACCACCTGGGCGACGCGGTAGAGATATCCAGGGCCAACAAGGCCCCGATTATCGGCACTTTCGAGCTCGTGAACTACTGCACTTCAAAGGGCGCAACCGGCCATGCGATGCACATAGGCGGAAGCCATTCTTTTCCATTCGGAAGTGTAAAGCTCACCATAGCCCACCACGGCTCATCGACCGAGGCCGGCGCCACCGGAAATCCCTGCGGCTTCATAGTGAGCATGGACGGCAAGACCCTCTATCATGCCGGCGACACCGGGCTTTTCACGGACATGGCCCTCATTGGCGAGACGAACTCCATAGACTGCGCCCTCCTTCCCATAGGCGACAACTTCACAATGGGGATCGAGGACGCGATAAGGGCCGTCGGGTTCCTTAAGCCCAGGGTCGCGGTCCCTATGCACTATAATACATTCGACCTCATACGGCAGGACCCGCAGGCCTTCAGGAAGGGGCTCGAAGGCAAGCCAGTCGAGGTGAGGATAATGAAGCCCGGCGAGAGTACGGAGATATAA
- a CDS encoding DUF523 domain-containing protein: MYNGPVIVSACLLGLRTRYDGKDAYSIEAVTRLDGRTIIPVCPEQLGGLPTPRPASEILDGDGAAVLTGSAKVIDEFGADVTLQFMKGAMDVLQIAKITGSEEAFLKERSPSCGVGTICRDSLCVNGTGVTASLLKREGLTLTGF; encoded by the coding sequence ATGTACAACGGACCGGTCATAGTGAGCGCCTGTCTTCTGGGCCTCCGGACCCGCTACGACGGGAAGGACGCCTACTCCATCGAGGCCGTAACCCGGCTCGATGGGAGGACGATAATCCCGGTATGCCCGGAGCAGCTGGGGGGCTTGCCTACCCCGCGCCCCGCATCCGAAATACTCGACGGCGACGGGGCGGCTGTCCTGACCGGCTCTGCAAAGGTCATTGACGAGTTCGGTGCAGACGTCACGCTACAGTTCATGAAGGGCGCCATGGACGTCCTTCAGATAGCCAAGATTACCGGCTCGGAAGAGGCCTTCCTGAAGGAGAGAAGCCCCTCGTGCGGGGTCGGCACCATCTGCAGGGACAGTCTTTGCGTAAACGGGACTGGAGTTACCGCCTCGCTCCTTAAGCGGGAGGGGCTTACGCTCACTGGTTTTTAG
- the purN gene encoding phosphoribosylglycinamide formyltransferase encodes MVNLGVLVSGSGTNLQSIIDEIEAGRLDASVRVVVSNKPDAYALERARKHNIPVAVVRVKDFPQKEAFDSEVLRVLREHGVELVVLAGFMRIITRVLLDAFHMKVMNIHPSLLPAFPGLEVQKAALEYGVKFSGCTVHFVDDGVDTGPVIIQAVVPVKDEDTVESLSKRILAEEHRIYPRAVQLYSEGRIEVRGRRVFVRNGKATSGAMENPGED; translated from the coding sequence ATGGTCAACTTAGGGGTGCTCGTATCCGGGAGCGGCACGAACCTCCAGTCGATAATAGACGAAATAGAGGCCGGAAGGCTCGACGCCTCCGTAAGGGTGGTCGTCTCGAACAAACCCGACGCCTATGCCCTCGAGCGCGCAAGGAAGCACAACATCCCTGTCGCGGTCGTCAGGGTCAAGGACTTCCCCCAGAAAGAGGCCTTTGATTCCGAGGTGCTCCGGGTCTTAAGAGAGCACGGTGTGGAGCTTGTGGTGCTTGCGGGTTTCATGCGGATAATAACCAGGGTGCTCCTGGACGCGTTCCACATGAAGGTTATGAACATACATCCCTCGCTTCTTCCTGCCTTTCCGGGATTAGAGGTGCAGAAGGCCGCTCTCGAGTACGGTGTCAAGTTCTCGGGCTGCACCGTCCATTTCGTTGACGACGGCGTGGATACGGGGCCCGTAATAATCCAGGCGGTCGTGCCCGTTAAGGACGAGGACACGGTCGAGTCGCTATCAAAACGGATACTCGCGGAAGAGCACAGGATCTACCCGAGAGCCGTACAGCTCTATAGCGAAGGAAGAATCGAGGTAAGGGGCAGGAGGGTTTTCGTAAGAAACGGTAAGGCGACGTCAGGGGCGATGGAAAATCCCGGAGAAGATTAA
- the purM gene encoding phosphoribosylformylglycinamidine cyclo-ligase produces the protein MKKLTYKKAGVNIDEGGRLVTLIKPSVRSTYRKEVMGDIGGFGALFSGKFRGMKDPVLVSSTDGVGTKLMVAFAADRHDTIGIDLVAMSVNDILVSGAEPLFFLDYFATGRLDAKRGAEVVKGIAEGCRLAGCALIGGETAEMPGLYRPGEYDLAGFAVGVVERKKMVDGSRIRPGDRIIGLASSGLHSNGYSLARKVIFESLRLKVTDRPKGFKTNIGTALLAPTRIYVKPVLKLMKGCEVLGMAHITGGGFTENIPRVLPKGTIAVIEKGSWPVPSIFRLLRDGGPVDESEMFRTFNNGIGLVIIVRAGDEARALKKLAALGEKAWTIGEIARSKGAPRVEFAGKAGMI, from the coding sequence ATGAAAAAACTTACCTATAAGAAAGCCGGCGTTAATATAGACGAAGGCGGCAGGCTCGTCACTCTCATAAAGCCCTCGGTGCGCTCGACCTACCGGAAAGAGGTGATGGGAGACATCGGCGGGTTCGGCGCCCTTTTCTCGGGAAAGTTCAGGGGCATGAAAGACCCGGTGCTGGTATCCTCCACCGACGGGGTAGGCACCAAGCTCATGGTGGCCTTTGCCGCGGACAGGCACGACACGATAGGCATCGACCTCGTTGCCATGAGCGTGAACGACATACTCGTTAGCGGGGCAGAGCCGCTCTTCTTCCTCGACTACTTCGCAACCGGCAGGCTCGACGCAAAAAGGGGCGCGGAAGTGGTCAAGGGAATAGCGGAAGGCTGCAGGCTCGCCGGATGCGCCCTCATAGGGGGCGAGACGGCCGAGATGCCGGGCCTTTACAGGCCGGGAGAGTATGACCTCGCGGGCTTCGCGGTCGGCGTGGTCGAGAGGAAAAAGATGGTGGACGGCTCCCGGATAAGGCCGGGAGACAGGATAATCGGGCTTGCTTCGAGCGGCCTCCATAGTAATGGCTATTCGCTCGCAAGGAAGGTAATCTTCGAATCCCTCAGGCTCAAGGTGACCGACAGGCCGAAGGGCTTTAAAACCAATATCGGGACCGCCCTCCTTGCGCCGACCCGGATATACGTGAAGCCGGTCTTGAAGCTCATGAAGGGCTGCGAGGTCCTCGGAATGGCGCACATAACTGGCGGCGGCTTTACCGAGAACATACCGAGGGTGCTTCCGAAAGGTACTATCGCGGTCATAGAAAAAGGCTCGTGGCCCGTGCCTTCCATATTCAGGCTCCTCAGGGATGGCGGCCCGGTCGATGAGAGCGAGATGTTCAGGACCTTCAATAACGGCATAGGGCTCGTCATCATCGTGAGGGCCGGAGACGAGGCCCGTGCGCTTAAGAAGCTTGCGGCACTCGGCGAGAAGGCCTGGACCATAGGCGAAATTGCCCGGAGCAAAGGCGCGCCCCGGGTTGAATTCGCCGGAAAAGCGGGTATGATTTAA
- the spoVG gene encoding septation regulator SpoVG translates to MRITEIKVLPVDGDEKLKAYVTIKLDDCFVVRDMKVIKGNTGYFVAMPAKKMKDGTYRDLVHPLDKPTRQMLEEQVMSEFNKVLAEGDSAQAFSNAV, encoded by the coding sequence ATGCGCATTACCGAGATCAAGGTGCTTCCGGTGGACGGGGATGAAAAGCTAAAGGCCTATGTGACTATCAAGCTCGACGACTGTTTCGTTGTGAGAGACATGAAGGTGATAAAAGGCAATACCGGGTATTTCGTGGCCATGCCCGCCAAGAAGATGAAGGACGGCACCTACAGGGACCTTGTCCATCCGCTGGATAAGCCCACAAGGCAGATGCTCGAGGAGCAGGTCATGAGCGAGTTTAATAAGGTGCTTGCGGAGGGAGATAGCGCCCAGGCCTTTTCCAATGCGGTCTGA
- a CDS encoding radical SAM protein → MNNSRGKIRAVARAAAARLSGRRVPLSVAFITTYRCNFTCEYCDIWRLREEDLSTRDALGMIDEFSSMGMQSLSFTGGEPLMRDDLGELISHASGRGVNTVVFTNGSLVEKSIRSLRGLTTLVVSLDGPPGVHDRLRMEGTYGDVVAGIRAARRAGLRVLTNTVLTRENLDHIPWIVDEAARLGVGMMFQPVLPYPFSSIEARIGAIAPKAPAYAEALRKLRELKRKKRHIVNSSEYLSHISIPAWERNSRKCLAGRLYCAVTPAGEVAPCYTVFGSRNWPSGLDLGFGSAFREIGDFSCNGCYSSLAESDFLYSLRPGPLLRAVVSGMPWVS, encoded by the coding sequence TTGAACAACTCGCGAGGTAAGATACGAGCCGTTGCCAGGGCAGCGGCTGCCAGGCTCTCAGGCAGGAGGGTCCCGCTCTCGGTCGCCTTCATTACGACGTACAGGTGCAATTTCACCTGCGAGTATTGCGACATATGGAGGCTCAGGGAAGAGGACCTCTCGACGAGAGACGCCCTCGGCATGATAGACGAGTTCTCGTCAATGGGGATGCAAAGCTTAAGCTTTACAGGCGGCGAGCCCCTTATGAGGGACGACCTCGGCGAGCTCATATCCCATGCCTCGGGCCGGGGCGTGAATACGGTAGTCTTCACCAACGGCTCTCTGGTCGAAAAGAGCATACGGAGCCTCAGGGGGCTCACGACGCTCGTTGTAAGCCTTGACGGCCCGCCCGGCGTACACGACAGATTGAGGATGGAAGGGACATACGGGGATGTCGTGGCCGGGATACGGGCCGCAAGGCGGGCCGGGCTCAGGGTCCTGACCAATACCGTACTGACAAGGGAGAATCTCGACCATATCCCCTGGATCGTGGATGAGGCGGCAAGGCTCGGTGTAGGGATGATGTTCCAGCCGGTCCTCCCTTATCCATTCTCCTCTATCGAGGCGAGGATAGGCGCAATCGCGCCGAAAGCGCCTGCTTACGCCGAAGCCCTGAGGAAACTCAGGGAGCTCAAGAGAAAGAAGAGACACATCGTCAACTCGTCCGAGTACCTTTCTCATATAAGCATACCTGCATGGGAAAGGAACAGCCGTAAATGCCTTGCAGGAAGGCTCTACTGCGCGGTCACGCCCGCGGGGGAGGTTGCGCCGTGCTACACGGTCTTCGGCTCGCGAAACTGGCCGAGCGGGCTTGATCTCGGTTTCGGCTCGGCATTCCGGGAAATAGGGGATTTCAGCTGCAACGGCTGTTACTCATCCCTTGCTGAGAGCGATTTCCTTTATTCGCTAAGGCCAGGCCCGCTCCTTCGGGCCGTGGTGTCGGGTATGCCCTGGGTCTCCTGA
- a CDS encoding glycosyltransferase, protein MRGGEKVLEVFCELFPSADLYTLYHDRGSVSGVIEGRQVRTSFIQGLPFARRAYRRYLPLFPAAIEGLRLKGYRLVLSTSHCVAKGVLPPPGSLHISYIHTPMRYVWDMYHEYFGQKRGVLALAYRSVAHYLRLWDAASSARVDHFIANSANVAEKVRRLYRRRADVIHPPVDCSKFAIGRRPGNYYLIISAFAPYKRIDLAIEAFNASGKKLVIAGSGQEWKRLVKSARPNIEFLGWKTDDELKGLYQGCRALIFPGEEDFGITPLEAMASGRPVIAFGRGGAIETIVPPGRGRNATGVFFMEQAPAAVNDAVEIFEKAEGIFSPEAIRGHALAFDRTVFKERIRKYLESKLIEFRGGRGNAQKAQSAL, encoded by the coding sequence ATGCGCGGCGGGGAAAAAGTCCTTGAAGTCTTCTGCGAGCTCTTCCCCTCGGCTGACCTCTATACCCTTTATCATGACCGGGGGTCTGTCTCCGGGGTCATCGAGGGCAGGCAGGTGAGGACCTCCTTCATACAGGGCCTCCCGTTCGCGCGTAGGGCATACAGGCGCTACCTGCCGCTCTTCCCGGCCGCAATCGAGGGGTTACGGCTTAAGGGCTACAGGCTCGTACTATCGACAAGCCACTGCGTCGCAAAGGGGGTATTGCCCCCGCCCGGCTCCCTGCATATCTCCTATATACACACTCCCATGAGGTATGTCTGGGACATGTACCACGAGTATTTCGGGCAAAAGAGGGGAGTGCTGGCGCTTGCGTACCGGTCCGTCGCTCATTACCTGAGGCTCTGGGACGCCGCGTCCAGCGCAAGAGTCGATCACTTCATAGCGAACTCCGCCAATGTCGCGGAGAAGGTCAGACGGCTTTACAGGAGGAGGGCGGATGTCATACACCCGCCCGTCGACTGCTCTAAATTCGCAATAGGCCGAAGGCCGGGAAATTATTACCTCATCATTTCCGCCTTTGCCCCATACAAGAGGATAGACCTGGCCATAGAGGCCTTCAATGCGTCGGGGAAAAAGCTCGTAATAGCCGGCTCGGGGCAGGAATGGAAGAGGCTCGTAAAATCGGCCCGGCCGAATATCGAGTTTCTGGGCTGGAAAACAGACGATGAGCTCAAAGGCCTGTATCAGGGATGCAGGGCCCTCATTTTTCCCGGGGAGGAGGACTTCGGGATAACGCCGCTTGAGGCCATGGCGTCAGGCAGGCCAGTTATAGCCTTTGGCAGGGGGGGCGCTATTGAAACCATCGTCCCGCCTGGCAGGGGGCGGAACGCGACCGGGGTCTTCTTCATGGAGCAGGCCCCGGCGGCGGTTAACGATGCCGTTGAGATATTCGAGAAGGCGGAGGGAATTTTCAGCCCGGAGGCCATAAGGGGCCATGCGCTCGCCTTTGACAGAACCGTCTTCAAGGAAAGAATCAGAAAGTATTTAGAATCGAAGCTGATCGAGTTCAGGGGCGGGAGGGGAAATGCTCAAAAAGCACAGTCAGCTCTTTGA
- a CDS encoding undecaprenyl-phosphate glucose phosphotransferase — MLKKHSQLFESLLLISDLVIIAFSWALSFHIRFHSGLLSVPRGVPDFFAYSLLLIPITIIWAVVFKVFGLYRPKRIGTPLSEVIDIGKACGISMLIFIAVTFFAKQYEYSRLVFVLFTIINIGALSLGRFAFRKALRALRRRGFNLRYALIVGTGGQARRLIETIENHPEVGIKVEGLVSPEEGQAGRQVSGVRVVGSIGDLRELLGLRRIDMVFIALGWDQHSKMAEAVKYIGDEAVDIKVIPDMVEFMTLRGGVEEFEGMPILNLQNSPLYGWNIVLKRGFDIVLSVAALVILWPVMLTIAMLVRATSQGPVLYRQERMGIGGQPFQILKFRTMRTGAEDDTGAVWARRGDPRRTMLGRVLRATSLDELPQLINVLRGDMSLVGPRPERPVFIHEFRREIPRYMLRHKMKAGITGWAQVNGWRGHTDLKKRIEHDLYYIEHWSLALDFKILFLTLWKGFVNRNAY; from the coding sequence ATGCTCAAAAAGCACAGTCAGCTCTTTGAGAGCCTCCTTCTCATATCAGACCTCGTCATAATCGCCTTCTCGTGGGCGCTGTCCTTCCATATCCGCTTTCATTCAGGGCTCTTAAGCGTGCCCAGGGGCGTGCCCGATTTCTTCGCTTACAGCCTTCTTCTTATACCCATAACGATAATCTGGGCGGTCGTCTTCAAGGTCTTCGGCCTGTACCGGCCCAAGAGGATAGGGACCCCCCTTTCCGAGGTGATTGACATCGGGAAGGCGTGCGGGATCTCCATGCTCATATTCATCGCGGTCACCTTTTTTGCCAAGCAGTACGAGTATTCGAGACTCGTCTTCGTCCTCTTTACAATCATAAATATCGGGGCATTGAGCCTTGGAAGGTTCGCGTTCAGGAAAGCGCTCCGGGCACTGAGGAGGAGGGGCTTTAACCTGCGGTACGCACTGATCGTCGGGACCGGCGGGCAGGCAAGGAGGCTTATTGAAACTATCGAGAACCACCCGGAAGTAGGCATTAAGGTAGAAGGGCTCGTCTCCCCGGAAGAGGGGCAGGCCGGGAGGCAGGTGTCCGGGGTAAGGGTTGTCGGGTCCATAGGCGACTTGAGGGAGCTTCTGGGGCTCAGGCGGATAGACATGGTCTTTATCGCGCTCGGCTGGGACCAGCACTCGAAGATGGCGGAAGCTGTCAAGTACATCGGGGACGAGGCCGTGGACATAAAGGTCATACCGGATATGGTGGAGTTCATGACCTTGAGGGGCGGGGTCGAGGAGTTCGAGGGCATGCCCATATTGAATCTTCAGAACTCGCCCCTTTACGGCTGGAACATCGTCCTTAAAAGGGGCTTTGACATCGTGCTCTCGGTCGCTGCCCTCGTAATCCTGTGGCCCGTCATGCTCACAATCGCCATGCTCGTAAGAGCTACGTCCCAGGGCCCCGTCCTCTACAGGCAGGAGAGGATGGGCATAGGCGGGCAGCCCTTCCAGATACTCAAGTTCAGGACCATGCGGACGGGGGCCGAGGACGATACGGGCGCGGTCTGGGCAAGGCGCGGAGACCCCAGGCGCACCATGCTCGGAAGGGTCTTGAGGGCCACGAGCCTTGACGAGCTTCCGCAGCTCATAAACGTCTTGAGGGGAGACATGTCGCTTGTAGGCCCGAGGCCCGAGAGGCCGGTCTTCATACACGAGTTCAGGAGGGAAATACCGCGGTACATGCTCAGGCACAAGATGAAGGCCGGCATCACCGGATGGGCACAGGTGAACGGCTGGAGGGGGCATACTGACCTTAAAAAAAGGATAGAGCATGACCTTTATTACATAGAGCACTGGTCTCTGGCCCTGGATTTCAAGATACTATTCCTCACCCTCTGGAAGGGGTTCGTAAACCGGAACGCCTACTGA
- a CDS encoding UDP-glucose/GDP-mannose dehydrogenase family protein, with protein sequence MNICVIGTGYVGLVTGTCFADFGVNVSCVDKDAGKIAMLKKGEIPIFEPGLKELVDKNINETRLTFTTDLSEAIKKSLVIFIAVGTPPKGDGSADLCYIEEVARTIAQNLNGYKVIVTKSTVPVGTGKLIEGIIEKEQDGEHKFDVVSNPEFLREGSAVEDFMRPNRVVLGARSEQAIAIMKDLYSPLYLIETPFVITDIETSELIKYASNAFLATKVSFINEVANICERVGADVKMVAKGMGLDNRIGPKFLHAGPGYGGSCFPKDTMAITKIARSHGYTFRIVEAVIEVNREQRDRMIEKIKGLAGELPGKQIGILGLAFKPNTDDIRESPAMDIAERLMAEGASIKAYDPAAMENAGKSMRGPVTFCTDAYEVADGSDALVILTEWNQFRKLDLNRVKGLLKAPKILDLRNVYDPSAMRKMGFEYVCVGRGEKHSELSFAGPLKAPAAKAD encoded by the coding sequence ATGAATATCTGCGTAATCGGTACGGGCTATGTGGGCCTTGTGACCGGCACCTGCTTCGCCGACTTCGGTGTGAACGTCTCTTGCGTCGACAAGGACGCCGGGAAGATAGCGATGCTCAAGAAGGGGGAGATCCCGATCTTCGAGCCGGGCCTTAAGGAACTCGTAGACAAGAACATAAACGAGACGAGGCTGACCTTCACAACCGACCTTTCCGAGGCTATAAAGAAATCCCTCGTCATATTCATAGCAGTGGGCACGCCCCCAAAGGGGGACGGCTCGGCGGACCTCTGCTACATCGAGGAGGTGGCCCGCACCATCGCACAAAACCTCAACGGCTACAAGGTCATAGTCACCAAAAGCACGGTCCCTGTGGGCACCGGGAAGCTCATCGAGGGCATAATCGAGAAGGAGCAGGACGGGGAGCACAAGTTCGACGTGGTCTCGAACCCCGAGTTCCTGAGGGAAGGCTCCGCTGTCGAGGACTTCATGAGGCCAAACAGGGTGGTCCTCGGCGCCAGGAGCGAGCAGGCCATAGCCATAATGAAGGACCTCTACTCGCCGCTCTACCTCATCGAGACCCCCTTCGTCATAACCGACATCGAGACGTCCGAGCTTATCAAATACGCCTCGAACGCTTTCCTGGCCACCAAGGTCTCTTTCATAAACGAGGTGGCCAACATCTGCGAGCGCGTAGGCGCGGACGTAAAGATGGTCGCCAAGGGCATGGGCCTCGACAACCGAATAGGGCCCAAGTTCCTCCACGCCGGCCCTGGCTACGGCGGCTCCTGCTTCCCCAAGGACACCATGGCGATTACGAAGATAGCGCGCTCGCACGGCTATACCTTCAGGATAGTCGAGGCGGTAATCGAGGTGAACCGCGAGCAAAGGGACCGGATGATCGAGAAGATAAAGGGCCTTGCCGGGGAGCTTCCTGGCAAGCAGATAGGCATACTCGGCCTTGCCTTCAAGCCCAATACCGACGACATAAGGGAGTCGCCGGCAATGGACATAGCCGAAAGGCTCATGGCTGAAGGCGCTTCCATAAAGGCATACGATCCGGCGGCCATGGAGAACGCCGGAAAGTCCATGCGCGGGCCGGTCACCTTCTGCACCGACGCATACGAGGTCGCTGACGGGAGCGACGCGCTCGTGATACTTACCGAATGGAACCAGTTCAGGAAGCTCGACCTCAACAGGGTCAAGGGGCTCCTGAAGGCCCCGAAGATACTCGATTTGAGAAATGTGTACGACCCGTCGGCCATGCGGAAGATGGGGTTCGAGTACGTCTGCGTCGGAAGGGGCGAGAAGCACTCGGAGCTCTCGTTTGCGGGGCCCCTGAAGGCCCCGGCCGCAAAAGCCGATTAG
- the pyrR gene encoding bifunctional pyr operon transcriptional regulator/uracil phosphoribosyltransferase PyrR, which translates to MKRTVLDDKAIERALARIAHEVIERNKGTEGLVILGIPTRGYHLALRLQKKIEEIEGVTLPAGAVDATLYRDDLGIKKDQPALKKMEIPIPIDGKKVVMVDDVLFTGRTIRAAMNALMDFGRPLAIQLAVLVDRGHRELPIKADYVGKNLPTSQKEGVKVHLAEIDGVNEVVIEAQQ; encoded by the coding sequence ATGAAAAGGACCGTACTCGACGATAAGGCCATAGAAAGGGCCCTTGCCAGGATAGCCCACGAGGTAATCGAGAGGAACAAGGGCACCGAGGGGCTCGTCATCCTCGGAATACCCACGAGGGGGTACCACCTCGCGCTTCGGCTCCAGAAGAAGATCGAGGAGATAGAGGGGGTAACGCTCCCTGCCGGGGCCGTTGACGCGACGCTCTACAGGGACGACCTGGGGATAAAGAAGGACCAGCCCGCGCTCAAGAAAATGGAGATACCCATACCCATAGACGGTAAAAAGGTAGTGATGGTCGACGACGTCCTCTTTACCGGGAGGACCATAAGGGCGGCCATGAACGCGCTCATGGACTTCGGTCGGCCCCTTGCCATACAGCTTGCGGTCCTCGTGGACAGGGGGCACAGGGAGCTTCCCATAAAGGCCGACTACGTGGGAAAGAACCTGCCCACCTCGCAGAAGGAGGGGGTAAAGGTGCACCTTGCTGAAATAGACGGGGTAAACGAGGTCGTAATAGAGGCTCAGCAGTAG
- a CDS encoding aspartate carbamoyltransferase catalytic subunit, giving the protein MKLKRKDLLGIEGLDKEELLLLLSTAESFKEVSEREIKKVPTLRGKTIINLFYEPSTRTRTSFEIAAKRMSADAVNISVSTSSVSKGETLRDTAMNLGAMRPDCIVVRHSSSGTPEMLSRYLSCPVVNAGDGAHEHPSQALLDMLTVRERKGAIEGLKVSIIGDIAHSRVARSNIYGFTKMGAEVTVAGPPTMLPVGIERLGCRATSSMEEAIRGADVIMMLRIQLERQSESFFPSAREYSRLYGLDETKLRGAKEGVIILHPGPINRGVEISPEVADGPYSVILDQVTNGVAVRMAIFYLLVGGAREEHHF; this is encoded by the coding sequence ATGAAACTTAAAAGAAAAGACCTCTTGGGCATTGAGGGGCTCGACAAGGAAGAGCTTCTGCTCCTCCTCTCGACGGCCGAGTCGTTCAAGGAAGTATCCGAGAGGGAGATAAAGAAGGTTCCCACCCTGAGGGGCAAGACTATCATAAACCTCTTTTATGAGCCTTCCACTCGCACCCGGACCTCATTCGAGATAGCCGCCAAGCGCATGAGCGCTGACGCCGTGAACATATCGGTATCGACAAGCTCGGTTTCAAAGGGCGAGACCCTCAGGGACACGGCCATGAACCTCGGCGCCATGCGGCCTGACTGCATTGTCGTGAGGCATTCCTCATCCGGCACCCCCGAGATGCTCTCAAGGTATCTATCCTGCCCGGTCGTGAACGCCGGGGACGGGGCGCACGAGCATCCCAGCCAGGCGCTCCTCGACATGCTGACGGTCAGAGAGCGGAAGGGAGCGATAGAGGGGCTTAAAGTCTCCATAATTGGCGACATAGCGCATTCGAGGGTCGCGCGCTCGAATATCTACGGCTTCACGAAGATGGGGGCCGAGGTTACCGTCGCCGGCCCGCCGACCATGCTCCCCGTCGGCATAGAGAGGCTCGGCTGCAGGGCGACATCCAGCATGGAAGAGGCCATAAGGGGCGCTGACGTCATCATGATGCTAAGGATCCAGCTCGAACGCCAGAGCGAGTCGTTTTTTCCGAGCGCAAGGGAATACTCCAGGCTATACGGCCTTGACGAAACGAAGCTCAGGGGCGCGAAAGAAGGCGTTATCATCCTCCACCCGGGCCCCATAAACAGGGGGGTCGAGATATCGCCGGAGGTGGCGGACGGCCCGTATTCGGTGATACTGGACCAGGTGACCAACGGGGTCGCCGTGAGAATGGCGATATTCTATCTGCTTGTCGGCGGCGCAAGGGAAGAGCATCATTTCTGA